CCTACCAGTCCTCCCAGATACAACTCTAATATACTCTGCCTCCAGGAAGGCCCCTCCATCTCCAACCCAACATCCTGTGCAGATGAAGAGCTAGCACTGGATTACAGGGAGTTCAGTTTCCATTTCTCTTATCTGTCTTTCCATTGGTAAAGCTCTTGACAACATGCACGCTCCACACCAAGCAGATCTTCAACAAACACTGAGCAAGTGGCCTGGAATCACAGCACATGGAGGAAATCCCACACTGGGTCAGGAAAGGCTTCCCCAAGGAGCTGACGTCTGAATGAGCCAGGCAGACAACTTGAGAAAGCTGATTCCAAAGCTTCTCAAGCAACGGCATCCTTggtgaagttcaagagccagtGAAGAGGCTGCCCTAGTGAGAGTTTGCAAAAGGAGACAGCAAGTGTTGGAGGTGTATGTGGAATGGATACTAAGGGCCAGAGCATCACAAAGGGATTTGTGACTGCTGTAATGTTGCAGAATGGTATAACACCCCTCTCGTCGGGCTGGTGAGCAACAACTTCATGTGCATGAACACCCAGcatgtttcccacatgtgttGTCAAGGAACGATGGTTCTGTGTACCTCTGTACTCATCCCCACCTTTTGCTACTAGACTCTTAAGAAAAGCCACACATTTGTGTTTTTTCCAACTCTATACAGTGAATCACTGAGAACTGGGAAGTTCCCAAAGAAAATGGAACATCAATAAGATACTTAAAGTTTAGGGAAATAGATGCTTGTAGGAAACACAAAGGAGTGTTTTGTAAACTCCAAGAGGGACAGAGAAGTCCAAATGAAAAAAGACTTGGGAAGGATCAGAAAGTTTCTTCCAAGATTGAAGAGGCACTTCATTACAGTGCTTTTCTATGATTCTTTCTAGTCCTTCTGAATCTGGCATAATGGCTGTTTCTACATAAGCTAGTGTGGGTCTGAGATGCCCATCAAGTAGCCAAGACAGTCATTTAAAATGCCTAAGtcaaagagatcttctgtttccTTGTAGTAAATCATCAACTAGTCAGGCCTCTGGGGTCTCAGGTCTCCCATCCACCAGCAAATCAACTTCATGTGGATTTGGAATGAGTGTGTATCTGCTCATACTCACGTTATATGTCATTCACAGAGTCATCTCACAAAGAAATGTTCATGCGGCCCCTGTTATATATGCTGGACATTAACATTGCAATGCAGTCATGCACTTACAGAGTGGGGAAGACAAACAGATGGTGCAGGTGTGGGCAGGCATCATGAGCTGGGTAGGGCCACCAAGTGCGACAGAGATGGCTGACCCAGCCAGTAGGCTGAGGCCAATACATCACGTGCATCCACACACGGGACTGTGGATGAAAATCACACTGATGCTTCACAGATGCCTAACACTGCAATGAGTAATGCAAACCCCAAGGTGGGACCCTTGGTCCTGACAAGCTCACAGCCTCTGCATGATACACACGAAATTCCTTGCCTCACTTGAACATGGGACCTGAGTCTATTCTAGCTCTTAGCACCTTCTTTCAGCCACCAGCAGACACCCATCCACCCCTCTCCACACCTTCAtgtccatcccactaggctcataACAAAGGGACTGAAGGACCTCTCCTTGAACATTGTTAACCTCTGGAGAGTCTGCATCTTCCAGACTATGCAAGTGGGAGAAgagaggtgatcacagaagggaAGGATATTTCCTGTGCCCAAAATAAAGAACCTCTTAAATGCTTATGCTTAAGGGTCCTTCCCAGTGTGGGATTTCCTCCATGTGCTGTGATTCCAGGCCACTTGCCCAGTGTTTGTTGAAGATCTGCTTGGTGTGGAGTTCTGAGCGTGCATTTTCAAGAGCTTTACCAATGGAAAGACAGATAAGAGAAATGGAAGCTGAACTCCCTGTAATCCAGTGCTGGCTGGATGTTGGGTTGGAGATGGAGGGGCCTTCCTGGAGGCAGAGTATATTAGAGTTGTATCTGGGAGGACTGGTAGGAGTTAGTTAGGGACACGAGGCATGAATATGgttccagaaagaaaaaacagcagcATGAAGGGCACAGGAGCTCTAATGGCCCCTTTCTGAAAGCCCTCTCATTGGCTAGTCTTACCCTGCGAggtgtatatgcatgtatgtgtgcacatatgtaCAGTGTAATGTCAGGTATATTTCTAACTAGAGCAAGTATCTCTATCTTGTTTGCTGTTGCCTTGATCACGAGGTTTTCCTAGCACCTGGTCTCTCAACTGTCCTCAGTAGGAACTAGAGAGACCCTGAGCATTCAGGGCATCCATTTCAGCAGAGAATGCTGAGCACCGACAAGTGTGTCGACAGGTCAGAGTCCGATACATCTAGCTCCCCTGGAGTCCTTGGGGAAAATGAGAGTTTGAGCTGAACTGCTACGGTCGTCTACTGCTGTGCCCTGGTCTTGTCATTTCCCGTGCCAGTGTCTCACCTTTGCTGATCCCTTCACATCCAGGTAGACTTGAGGCACCAGCAGATTTCCCAAACTGTGGATGAGGTGCAGAGAGTTGTCCATCGTTTGACTACAGAAATCAGCCACCAAGATGTTCGATTTCAAGCTGTGCCTTACTCTGATACATACAATGTGAACATTAAGGTAAGCCAGCCTCGCTGCCTCCCCGTGCCTACCAACAGAGCAAGGATGTGGGGTAGCTGGGGCTCGGTGTGTGGCAGATGCTCACCCATTTTCCCTTACATTTTATTCACTCCAAAAGTTTCACCCATTCCTGATCCTTTGACTGAGAACTAGCCAGcatagcaaaaacaaacaaaaatattgaatgaatgagaACAGAAGACCcaagttcaaattctggctgcttctTGTTGGCCATGtgtcctggggccttccctgaaCCCCTCTGAGCCTTCAGACCCTCTACTGGGAAGCGGCAGCAAAGCCCACCTCATAGTATAATCATACCAAGGGATCACAGGGGCTGGCGATTACCATGCTCACTAAatgctggctcctcctgcccgcATTTCTTCTCCTCTAAACTTGAGATCCCTCCTCAAGTTCGGTCTTTGTACTTGTGATTCATGAAACCAAAATCCTAGTGAGTTCATTTTCTTGCCCAGAGTGTCATAATGGGTTAGTGGTAGAACAAAGACATGATCCCTGTTGCAACACCCGCAAAAGTCTTGCATTCCGGCTACCTCATCACAAGACTGAGGGGTGAGTGGGTTGTGAGCCGCCTGGCTCTGTGGGCCGACTCCCCAAGGCCTGCTCCTCGCTTCAAGCCTGTGAACTCAAAGCCCATTTTCTCCCCTGACCCTAGGTCTTGGCCCCCAGCCAGTTCCTCGTCACAGTCCCTCTGAGGGGCCTGGCCGGGTACAGGGAGGCCAGGGAGCAGCGCTGGCGCTACTATACCTTGCAGGGCACCAGGCTCCCCTGTCCCCTGCGGGACCCTGAGGGCTTGCAGCAGTGGCTGGCAGCAGAGCAGTTTTTGAAGAGCATGTGGCAATGGTACGAGACCGATGTGAACATTGAGGGAGACATAGTGCCCGCCAAGGTTCTCCAGGTGTTCCGGAAGCTGGTGGACAATGCAATCAGAACCTGTCACCTCTCAGGTGAGCTGAGCAGAGGCGTGTCCAAGGCACACGGttgacattttccttttgttctgtgAAAATTCTGTCTGTGCAATACCTGAGGCTGCTGTCATGTGCTTGCTGCAAAGTTTCATCCCCATCTCTTCGTTCGTTTTGTTTCATTCTGTGTTGTGTTGTGACACATGAAAGAGTAGAATTCATGCTCACAGAATACTCCCGAGGGACTTCAGTAGATTACAGCACTGGCCCAGATGTGACAGGCTATGGGCTATACATGCTTTCCAGCATGCTGGCTTCAAAGCTGAGGTATACTTTTAAGacatactttatttgaaaggcagattttacagagaaataaggaaagatagagagagagagaggtcttccatatctgcttgtttactccccaaatggctgcaacagccagagctgagctgagctgaagctgagagccagcagcttcttctactGAGTGCAGAGTCTTAAGGCTTTAGACCATTAtttgctgatttctcaggccataggagagagctggattggaagtggagcagctgggacatgaaccagtgcccatataggatgacaGCACTACAGAGTGAAGGATTATCATGTAATGTTAGTACTTGTGGCAATTCCAGTTCTAGAAAGAATCTTGGTGGTTTACAAAGCAAACTTGGCTAAGCAAATTTTGTGGCTTCAGTTTTTAATGGATtacaaaatagactttaaaaacagagaggaatTCACATGCGTCATGCTCAGATATGAAAAAATGCACCTGCTTCATAACAAGGTAAAAAACAAGACTACTGACTCGTGTCCAGCTCTGTATTGAACAGAAGGGATTagtttatatgtgtgtgtctaaCTTGAATGGTTCTATAAATTTCCATAATGGTAATCTTTCATGTTTAAGGGATTTTTACATAGAGAGTGCTTTCACTGATTGTTTAATATGCTCATTCTAACAACTCAAGAGTAAGGattcttttcttcctattttacAGCTTAAAAAACTGAGACTTAGATTTTGTGGTTTGCCAAAGGCCTCGTATCTAGTAACCAAGCTGCAGAGGCAggatgtgggccaggccaggtgtggACCAGGCAGGCAGACTCCAACGTTTGCTTGCGTCATGCACTTGGTGACATTACCAACAGCGAAAGTGCAACTGTGAGGTCTAAACTGGGCCAGGTTGGCAAGGTGCTTAGGCAGGTGATGCTTACGTGCCAGGCAGTGTCCCGGGCCTGTCTGGGCAACTTGGAGGAGGTATAGACAACAGCCCTTTATCTCACCCCAGCCCATCAGAGCCATGTTTGCCTTTTGGGCAGCCAAATGCGATGAAagagctttcatttctttctctgagtGAGGGGAAGCCAAATAATTGATGTCAAATTTAAGATAGCCCATCTTTATCTGAATGGAAGGGAAACTAACCGAAACAACTACACCATTTGAAAGGAGAAGAAATGCAAGAGGTGGAAATACTAGTGCGGGGACAGGGAGGCCTTTCCACACACGCTGATTTTCTCTTGCTTGGAAAACAAGGCAGGGCGGAGCTTCCTGGCATTCCCCTGACCCTTCAGCTGCTGGCTGTGACATGCCTTGAAGTGTTTGGTGATTACAGGGGCTTATGATGATAAATAGCTCCCAGGCAAGGAAGGCTTAGTGGATGATGGAAACAAATACTGTACTGACTAAGGGACTTGGGGTTGGATAAGAAAAACAGGTTAGCCAAGTTCCACCAAGGTCATATGAGTACATAAGGGGTCGGAGGCTGTCTTTGATGTCGGGAGATATAGGTGAAGACACATAAGCAGTGTTGACCTCCCCTACTGCTCACTGCTCTGAAAACCAACATCTGGGTGCATAATAGGTACAAGGGAGAAGGCTCTAGAATGGTTAGAGTTCGTTTCACAGAAGCAAAACCTGTGCGTTTTATCCTATAACTCTTGCCCTTCTGGAAAGAATTGAtagaaaagaaagatttaaaaGCCTGGTGGGGGAGGCAAGGATGAGAGAAGGAAAACTCACCAATCCTGAGGTTTCAGGGCATTCCAGCAGTGGGTAGCTGCCGGGTGTTGGTTTGAGTGCCTGCCCTTGCTGCGCCAAAGGCAAGGGACTGGTCAGAGCCACAGCTCACCCACCCCTCCTCTGAATACTTGTGTGCAAcaaggctggtttttttttttttcactgttagtTTGGTTATCATCCATTAGGGAAGGTCAACCTGTTGGCCAACCGCTCTGCAGTCTGGGTTGCTGTGGAAACATCAACGTGTCAAGTGGaactagaactggctcccatggtggagatccccaacacctgGTCCGAGAAAGCACAGTGGCCTCCATGTCTGAAACGCTGGCCTACCCCAAAGAAGGTGGAATGCATTAAGGTAGGACTGGCTGGGACCCAGTCCATCAGAGCAGATACCCGCCAGCTGCCCAGTGCCAGGACTCCTGGTGTCGACACCTCCAGAGTCCAGGACCCCATGCTGCACCTGCTGAATGAGACCCCACGTGAGGCGCGGCTCTCTGTGCTTTGTCGGCCTGGGCAGAGATTCTGTTGGATGCTCTAGGTGGTCTGTTGtaggagagaagacagagccTCCTTTTGCTAACTGGTCACACCCAGGCTGGCTTGTGTCTTCCTCAGGGTGGGTCATCTTGGCCTTGTATAGGAGGAACTGCCTATCTGGTAGTAGATTCCCCAGACAAGAGGCCTGCTTCTGGAATGGCTTTCTAAGTCAGCAAGCCTGATTTCTCATTTCTCCCCTGTGTATCTCTCCCTCCAGTCTTTTGGGTTCAACTTGTTGGCCAGCTCAAGTTACCACTGGCAGCTGGGCTTCCAGCAGGCTGAGCGGGCGCTGCTGCAGCAGTTGGACGAGGATGGAGGCTGCCGCCGGAGGTGCCTCCAGGTCATGCGACAGCTGAAGGAGGACGTCTGGTGTCCTGGGAAGAGGCCAGTTCTCACGTCCCAccacctgcaggtgagtgcaaggccTGGGAGAGGTGTCCCCCTGTAGCCACACCaccgggtgtgtgtgtggtgatcagTGGGGTTGGGGCATCCTTATGTGTCTCCCATAACTTCTGACTCACCGGGGCAACGCATGGATCCAGGCCACTTGTGTGTCCACCACACTGCTCAGGGCGACacggcctctgcctccctcccttccgttttctgtccctcttttctccttccttctcaccTTGAgagtcacattttctttttttctgtttgagatCAGTGATAATTTCATAATTTAAGTGAGTATGTCTTTGTACCTGTTTATGGGATATGGTATGATTATTTGACTCCTATCTATGACATATAATAATCAAACCAAGTCATGAACATTTCCTTCTCAAACATGAATCTTCCTCCATGTTGGAGCTTTGGGGCACTTGTAGCTGTTTTGAAGTAAAGAGCAAGTTGTTGTAAAGCTGCGGTCACCCTCCTGGC
This window of the Ochotona princeps isolate mOchPri1 chromosome 2, mOchPri1.hap1, whole genome shotgun sequence genome carries:
- the MAB21L3 gene encoding protein mab-21-like 3, with translation MKSQPVGSLEDTLLSKVDLRHQQISQTVDEVQRVVHRLTTEISHQDVRFQAVPYSDTYNVNIKVLAPSQFLVTVPLRGLAGYREAREQRWRYYTLQGTRLPCPLRDPEGLQQWLAAEQFLKSMWQWYETDVNIEGDIVPAKVLQVFRKLVDNAIRTCHLSGKVNLLANRSAVWVAVETSTCQVELELAPMVEIPNTWSEKAQWPPCLKRWPTPKKVECIKSFGFNLLASSSYHWQLGFQQAERALLQQLDEDGGCRRRCLQVMRQLKEDVWCPGKRPVLTSHHLQTVLFWTCEKYPHPKDWQVLSTGLVRLVRKLHKCVSQRFLKHYFVRKSNLLRSANASQLDTVAQKLAFFLKNPQVSLP